One window from the genome of Cucumis melo cultivar AY chromosome 12, USDA_Cmelo_AY_1.0, whole genome shotgun sequence encodes:
- the LOC103497127 gene encoding probable protein phosphatase 2C 24, with protein sequence MAEICCKVMSESEASSSCEPSSRVARRRRMEIRRCKFVARVDPTETETVAKRQKLEDRATSISRDCDNAVQNCDSGEEETVGRFVAGEVSTKEVSAPLSRESPCEVVVPKFGLSSVCGRRREMEDAVAVHPSLCFTEKKANDMLHFFGVYDGHGCSHVAMRCKERLHELVKDELDGKEMEDAAGAAETEAETASRWDRTMKRVFRRMDNEVVARNNEEVVVANCRCELQSPDCDAVGSTAVVAIVTPDKIIVANCGDSRAVLCRNGKAIPLSSDHKPDRPDELSRIEEAGGRVIYWDGPRVLGVLAMSRAIGDNYLKPYVISEPEVTITNRTAEDECLILGSDGLWDVVPNETACGVASMCLRGKADERSALSPSREAETAVEGEERGNADKACNDASMLLTKLALARHSTDNVSVVVVDLKRDTHP encoded by the exons ATGGCGGAGATTTGTTGTAAAGTTATGAGTGAGAGTGAGGCGTCGTCTTCTTGCGAGCCCAGCTCGCGAGTGGCTAGACGTCGGAGAATGGAGATCAGGAGATGTAAATTTGTTGCCAGGGTTGATCCGACGGAGACGGAGACTGTTGCGAAACGACAGAAGCTGGAGGATCGAGCTACGTCGATTTCCAGAGATTGTGATAACGCAGTTCAGAATTGTGATTCGGGAGAAGAAGAAACCGTTGGGAGATTTGTGGCTGGAGAGGTTTCGACGAAGGAGGTCTCGGCTCCTCTGTCTAGGGAATCTCCTTGTGAGGTGGTGGTTCCGAAATTTGGACTCTCTTCTGTTTGTGGAAGGCGGAGAGAGATGGAGGATGCGGTGGCAGTTCATCCATCGCTCTGTTTTACGGAGAAGAAAGCCAATGATATGTTGCACTTCTTCGGTGTTTACGACGGCCATGGCTGTTCTCAT GTGGCGATGAGGTGTAAGGAGCGGCTGCATGAACTGGTAAAAGATGAGTTAGATGGGAAGGAGATGGAAGACGCCGCCGGTGCGGCGGAGACAGAGGCGGAGACGGCGTCTCGGTGGGACCGTACTATGAAGAGAGTCTTCCGGAGAATGGACAACGAAGTTGTGGCGCGAAACAATGAAGAAGTTGTGGTAGCGAACTGTAGATGCGAACTCCAGTCGCCGGATTGCGATGCCGTTGGATCTACCGCCGTCGTCGCAATTGTGACGCCGGATAAGATCATCGTCGCCAACTGCGGCGATTCCAGAGCCGTTCTCTGCCGTAACGGGAAGGCCATCCCTCTCTCCTCCGATCACAAG CCGGATCGTCCCGATGAACTTAGCCGGATCGAGGAAGCCGGCGGACGAGTGATATACTGGGACGGACCGAGAGTCCTCGGAGTTCTCGCCATGTCAAGAGCCATAG GTGATAATTATCTGAAACCGTATGTGATATCGGAGCCGGAGGTGACGATAACGAATCGGACGGCGGAGGATGAGTGCTTGATATTAGGGAGCGATGGACTGTGGGATGTGGTGCCGAACGAGACGGCGTGTGGAGTGGCGAGCATGTGCTTGAGAGGGAAGGCGGATGAGAGGTCGGCGTTGTCGCCGTCGAGGGAGGCGGAGACGGCGGTGGAAGGGGAAGAGAGAGGAAACGCCGACAAAGCCTGCAACGATGCGTCGATGCTGCTGACGAAGCTGGCGTTGGCCAGGCACAGTACGGACAACGTGAGCGTCGTGGTGGTGGACCTTAAGAGGGACACTCACCCTTAA
- the LOC103497129 gene encoding methylsterol monooxygenase 2-2 — MAALLESAWQYLITNFSDFQLACIGSFIIHESVFFLSGLPFILLERAGWLSKYKIQAKNNSPAAQGKCISRLLLYHFGVNLPVMLVSYPVFKRMGMRSTLPLPSWKVVFGQIIFYFIIEDFVFYWGHRILHTKWLYKNVHSVHHEYATPFGLTSEYAHPAEILFLGFATIVGPALTGPHLFTLWLWMVVRVLETVEAHCGYHFPWSPSNFIPLYGGAYFHDYHHRLLYTKSGNYSSTFTYMDWIFGTDKGFRNLEAIKKAEN, encoded by the exons ATGGCTGCGCTTCTTGAATCTGCCTGGCAG TATCTAATCACAAATTTCAGTGATTTTCAACTCGCTTGTATTGGAAGCTTCATCATCCATGAAAGTGTTTTCTTCTTATCTGGACTTCCCTTTATACTTTTGGAAAGAGCAGGATGGCTGAGCAAGTACAAGATCCAG GCTAAGAATAACAGTCCTGCTGCTCAAGGAAAATGTATTTCACGCCTTCTACTCTATCATTTTGGTGTTAACCTTCCAGTTATGCTTGTTTCTTATCCTGTCTTCAAGCGTATGGGCATGAGAAGCACCCTTCCATTGCCATCCTG GAAAGTAGTTTTCGGCCAGATAATATTCTACTTTATTATTGAGGACTTTGTTTTCTACTGGGGGCATAGAATTTTGCACACCAAATGGCTGTACAAGAATGTCCACAGCGTCCATCACGA ATATGCTACACCTTTCGGACTAACATCTGAATACGCTCATCCGGCTGAGATCCTGTTCCTTGGATTTGCTACCATCGTCGGTCCTGCTCTTACTGGTCCCCATCTATTTACCCTGTGGTTATGGATGGTGGTTAGAGTGCTGGAGACAGTTGAGGCTCATTGTGGTTACCATTTTCCTTGGAGCCCTTCAAACTTCATACCTTTGTATGGGGG TGCTTATTTTCATGATTATCATCACCGACTGCTTTATACGAAATCTGGCAACTACTCATCAACATTCACTTACATGGATTG GATATTTGGAACTGACAAAGGCTTCAGAAACTTGGAAGCTATAAAGAAGGCAGAAAATTGA